Proteins encoded together in one Streptomyces umbrinus window:
- a CDS encoding MurR/RpiR family transcriptional regulator, with product MGLGGEAGADEGSAGVKDSPAGRLQTLFEGHRLTPTQRRIAHSMVRRAADVPFLSSVELAELAGVSQPSVTRFAVALGFDGYPALRKHLREVAPAEPAADTGSYNEYQQAVEAEIENLRHLASVLADPRPVERAGRLLAASRPLPVLGLRAAASQAYGFAYFAAKVHPDVRLLHEGGTMVHDRIDSAVRAGATTLLCFALPRHPREVVDTLAYAKEAGLTVVTVADSAFAPVAKVSDLLLPAAVGTGLAFDTACAPMLLGRVLLEAMCDGLPEAQARLEEFDARAAARGLFVE from the coding sequence ATGGGCCTGGGCGGTGAGGCGGGCGCGGACGAGGGGAGCGCGGGCGTGAAGGACAGTCCTGCCGGGCGACTGCAGACGCTCTTCGAGGGCCACCGGCTCACCCCCACGCAGCGGCGTATCGCGCACAGCATGGTTCGGCGGGCCGCCGACGTGCCGTTCCTGTCGAGCGTGGAGCTCGCGGAGCTGGCCGGGGTCAGCCAGCCGTCCGTCACCCGTTTCGCCGTGGCCCTCGGCTTCGACGGCTATCCGGCGCTGCGCAAGCACCTGCGCGAGGTCGCGCCCGCCGAACCCGCGGCGGACACGGGCTCGTACAACGAGTACCAGCAGGCCGTCGAGGCAGAGATCGAGAACCTGCGCCATCTCGCCTCCGTGCTCGCGGACCCGCGTCCCGTGGAGCGGGCGGGACGGCTGCTCGCCGCCTCACGGCCGCTGCCGGTCCTCGGACTGCGGGCGGCCGCGTCCCAGGCCTACGGCTTCGCGTACTTCGCTGCCAAGGTCCATCCGGACGTACGGCTGCTGCACGAGGGCGGCACGATGGTCCACGACCGGATCGACTCGGCCGTACGGGCCGGGGCCACGACCCTGCTGTGCTTCGCGCTGCCCCGGCATCCGCGGGAGGTCGTGGACACGCTGGCGTACGCGAAGGAGGCCGGGCTGACGGTCGTCACGGTGGCGGACTCAGCGTTCGCGCCGGTCGCCAAGGTGTCCGACCTGCTGCTGCCGGCCGCCGTCGGTACCGGGCTCGCCTTCGACACGGCGTGCGCGCCGATGCTGCTCGGGCGGGTGCTCCTTGAAGCGATGTGCGACGGGCTGCCCGAGGCGCAGGCACGCCTGGAGGAGTTCGACGCGCGGGCCGCCGCACGGGGCCTGTTCGTCGAGTAG